One window of the Tachypleus tridentatus isolate NWPU-2018 chromosome 10, ASM421037v1, whole genome shotgun sequence genome contains the following:
- the LOC143228751 gene encoding tRNA wybutosine-synthesizing protein 3 homolog isoform X7, with product MALSFKERKERRLNGPDLSRKKSIDKHIKHLVELINKEEVYCTASSCSGRVVLVARTDTEDGQVQKKGCKWLLVSHNVVDWNDFVGHLRNKEGSIVMKFEPMIMHVQCATLTDAQKLHATSLASGFKNSGLTISNSGNITLAIRSTHTLEVPLSKSGVVLVSDEYVKFIVGEANKKMFENQKRIERSQ from the exons ATGGCGCTGTCGTTCAAAGAGAGGAAGGAGCGACGTTTAAACGGTCCCGATCTGAGTCGTAAAAAGTCAATTGATAAACACATTAAACATTTAGTAGAATTAATTAACAAGGAAGAAGTTTATTGTACCGCAAGTTCGTGTTCAGGGCGTGTTGTTTTGGTAGCTCGAACTGACACAGAG GATGGCCAGGTTCAGAAGAAAGGATGTAAGTGGCTCCTAGTGTCACATAACGTAGTTGATTGGAATGACTTT GTTGGCCATCTGAGAAATAAAGAAGGATCCATTGTTATGAAATTTGAACCAATGATAATGCATGTACAATGTGCCACGCTGACAGATGCTCAAAAATTA CATGCAACCAGTTTAGCATCTGGCTTTAAAAACAGTGGCCTCACCATAAGTAACAGTGGGAATATTACACTA GCAATCCGCAGTACACACACGCTAGAAGTACCTCTGTCAAAATCAGGTGTTGTGCTCGTGTCTGATGAG TACGTTAAGTTTATTGTCGGAGAggcaaacaaaaaaatgtttgaaaatcagAAGAGAATCGAAAG